One genomic region from Conexibacter woesei Iso977N encodes:
- a CDS encoding FHA domain-containing protein, which translates to MAPSTLPISEDTRTTVLDALPRTGFRNRREMVPLSEAPDPGRYLELDDADSGERVLLPLHDGTTHLGRGFAADIRLEDQSVSRRHAILHLRAAGSARLLDDRSANGTFVNGRRVTEADLSDGDVVVLGRVVLTYRAIT; encoded by the coding sequence ATGGCTCCCTCGACGCTCCCCATCAGCGAGGACACCCGCACCACCGTCCTCGACGCTCTCCCCCGCACCGGCTTCCGCAATCGCCGCGAGATGGTCCCGCTCTCCGAGGCCCCCGATCCCGGCCGCTACCTCGAGCTCGACGACGCCGACTCCGGCGAGCGCGTCCTGCTGCCGCTCCACGACGGCACCACGCACCTCGGCCGCGGCTTCGCCGCCGACATCCGGCTCGAAGACCAAAGCGTCTCCCGCCGCCACGCCATCCTCCACCTACGAGCCGCCGGCTCAGCGCGACTGCTCGACGACCGGAGTGCCAACGGCACCTTCGTCAACGGCCGCCGGGTGACCGAAGCCGACCTGTCAGACGGCGACGTCGTGGTGCTGGGGCGCGTGGTGTTGACGTACCGCGCGATCACGTAG